A window of the Citrus sinensis cultivar Valencia sweet orange chromosome 9, DVS_A1.0, whole genome shotgun sequence genome harbors these coding sequences:
- the LOC107176522 gene encoding uncharacterized protein LOC107176522: MPPKSTPQTTERTSSKFWMPSGFMLACLLAFTLQIFFSLPPVSSDSLLPMISTFQGLIKLGEGVVNYPEDVAVDRNGVVYTAARDGWIMRLQNNGTWENWKLIRSQTLLGITATKEKNNLIVCDSDKGLLKVTENGVTVLASHVKGSNLSAGEF; encoded by the exons ATGCCTCCGAAGAGTACCCCACAAACCACCGAGAGGACCTCATCAAAATTCTGGATGCCTTCTGGCTTCATGCTAGCTTGCTTACTTGCATTTACGCTTCAAATCTTCTTCTCCTTGCCTCCAGTATCTTCAGATTCTCTTCTCCCCATGATCAGCACTTTTCAG GGATTGATTAAACTTGGAGAAGGAGTTGTGAACTACCCAGAGGATGTTGCTGTAGATAGAAACGGTGTGGTTTATACAGCTGCTAGAGACGGTTGGATCATGAGATTGCAAAATAATGGAACCTGGGAGAACTGGAAACTGATACGGAGTCAAACTTTACTTGGAATCACTgcaacaaaggaaaaaaataatctaattGTTTGCGACTCTGACAAG gGTTTGCTCAAGGTTACCGAAAATGGCGTAACGGTTCTTGCATCACATGTCAAGGGATCCAATCTAAG TGCAGGTGAATTCTAG
- the LOC102611764 gene encoding protein STRICTOSIDINE SYNTHASE-LIKE 4-like encodes MAKRNPPTTCKTSSELWVPECSGFLLGCLLAFALQIFFFSSPVSSATFVPTNSSFKGMIKLGEGIVNHPEDVSVDGNGVLYTATGDGWIKRMHPNGTWEDWHQVGSQSLLGLTTTKENNVIIVCDSQQGLLKVSEEGVTVLVSQFNGSQLRFANDVIEASDGSLYFTVSSTKFTPAEYYLDLVSGEPHGVLLKYDPSTNQTSLVLDGLYFANGVALSEDERFLVVCESWKFRCVKHFLKVSGRTDREIFIDNLPGGPDNVNLARDGSFWISIIKMDPKGIQALQSCKERKQLLEAYPELIKLLIPLGKQAAAAVVNVKADGRLNREISDPNATDISFVTSAQGHDNNLYLASINSDFIGKLPLRPL; translated from the exons ATGGCTAAGAGAAACCCACCAACCACCTGCAAGACATCATCGGAACTCTGGGTGCCAGAATGTTCTGGCTTCCTGCTTGGTTGTTTACTTGCTTTTGCACTtcaaatcttcttcttctcgtCTCCAGTATCTTCAGCTACCTTTGTACCCACTAACAGCTCCTTTAAG GGTATGATTAAACTTGGAGAAGGAATTGTGAACCACCCTGAGGATGTTTCTGTAGATGGAAACGGTGTGCTATATACAGCTACTGGAGATGGTTGGATCAAGAGAATGCACCCAAACGGAACCTGGGAAGATTGGCATCAGGTAGGCAGTCAATCATTACTCGGACTCACAACAACAAAGGAAAATAACGTAATAATTGTATGCGACTCTCAACAG GGTTTGCTCAAGGTCAGCGAAGAAGGCGTAACCGTTCTTGTATCACAATTCAACGGTTCCCAATTAAG GTTTGCAAATGATGTGATCGAAGCATCAGATGGCAGTTTATATTTTACTGTATCGAGCACGAAATTCACACCCGCAGAGTATTATCTAGACCTGGTTTCCGGAGAACCTCATGGAGTGCTGCTGAAATACGATCCTTCAACCAATCAAACATCTCTCGTGCTTGATGGTTTGTATTTTGCTAATGGGGTTGCACTCTCCGAAGATGAACGCTTTTTGGTCGTCTGTGAATCATGGAA ATTTAGGTGCGTTAAGCATTTTCTGAAGGTCAGCGGACGTACGGACAGAGAGATATTCATTGACAACCTTCCTGGTGGACCTGATAATGTCAATCTTGCTCGTGATGGCTCTTTTTGGATCTCTATAATCAAG ATGGATCCTAAAGGAATTCAGGCTTTGCAAAGTTGCAAGGAAAGAAAACAGCTGTTGGAAGCATATCCAGAACTGATTAAGTTACTAATCCCCTTGGGCAAGCAAGCGGCAGCAGCAGTAGTAAATGTTAAAGCAGATGGCCGTTTGAACAGGGAAATCAGCGACCCTAATGCAACGGATATATCCTTTGTGACTTCAGCTCAGGGGCATGATAACAATTTATATTTGGCTAGCATTAACTCCGACTTCATTGGGAAACTTCCACTGAGACCTTTGTAA